The following proteins come from a genomic window of Bactrocera tryoni isolate S06 chromosome 1, CSIRO_BtryS06_freeze2, whole genome shotgun sequence:
- the LOC120770502 gene encoding transcription initiation factor TFIID subunit 1 isoform X8, producing the protein MSSDSDDDGSTGRGGGGSADSNAGGGFGMDLTGILFGNIDSEGKLMDDDAGNAFDPEFREHISSLSKLGLNSMLNEVIDTEKDEMDDVDTPKHPMSDFDALKAGFTNNDGNEADNEDDGEIVKDESAIDYSDITELSEDCPRTPPSNEQSVLEDLEDAIPASKVEASSITKDDKELMPPPLAPIRNISSSNNVDSVPKTNGPDSVNGDTKLDKPTERKLDTPLADMLPSKYANVDVRELFPDFRPDKVLRFSRLFGPGKPSSLPQIWRSVKKRRRRRKHSRDQKNPNTGSDSTSDSEEPKKKGFGLHYGPDPMPYQCVSDDEDKLLSITNNEDVKPEGPESGDNSDSKPKIADWRYGPAQIWYDMLEVPDSGEGFNYGFKTKPSGTPQKGVATDTQALVSVEEDVEIKGDPIADDAFLMVSQLHWEDEVVWDGNDIKAKVMQKLNSKTIAAGWLPSSGSRTAGAFSQPGKTMPVSGNTGSGKAQGGSSSSKKANQILQSKAPEAVDDTWYSIFPVENEELIYGKWEDEIIWDAEQMTKLPKPKVLTLDPNDENIILGIPDDIDPSKISKNTGPPPKIKIPHPHVKKSKILLGKAGVINVLAEDTPPPPPKSPDRDPFNISNDSYYQPKTEPTLRLKVGGGNLIQHSTPVVELRSPFIPTYMGPMKLRSFHRPPLKRFSHGPLASPGPHAVLPLLKYIAKKAKQREVERIASGGGDVFFMRNPEDLSGKDGDIILCEFCEEHPPLMNQVGMCSKIKNYYKRKAAKDNGPQDFKYGEVAFAHTSPFLGIIHPGQCIQALENNMYRAPIYPHNINPTEFLVIRNRSNYWIRAINALFTVGQECPIYEVPGPNSKRANNFTRDFLQVFIYRLFWKSRDNPRRIRMDDIKRAFPAHSESSIRKRLKQCADFKRTGMDSNWWVIKPEFRLPSEEEIRAMVSPEQCCAFFSMIAAEQRLKDAGYGEKFLFAPQEDDDEEAQLKLDDEVKVAPWNTTRAYIQAMRGKCLLQLTGPADPTGCGEGFSYVRVPNKPTQTKEEQESQPKRTVTGTDADLRRLPLQRAKELLRKFKVPEEEIRKLSRWEVIDVVRTLSTEKAKAGEQGMDKFSRGNRFSIAEHQERYKEECQRIFDLQNRVLASSEVLSTDEDESSASEESDLEELGKNLENMLSNKKTSTQLSLEREEQEREELLKKIMEDQEGGKGAKSKDGKEDNSQQPVSNPNQGRILKITRTFKDSEGKEYTRVEIVRRQPVIDAYMKIRTTKDEQFIKQFATLDEQQKEEMKREKRRIQEQLRRIKRNQERERLALLAQNQKLQPGGMPTSLGDPKSSGGSSHKERDTPHKEVSPSRKKFKLKPDLKLKCGACGQVGHMRTNKACPLYTGLQGPLNSSNVSINEEQEEEVEKELNCEDDDLVNVDGTKVTLSSKVLKRHEDVRRRTLLLKVPKEAVGKKKRRMAGDLHCDYLQRHNKTANRRRTDPVVVLSSILEEILNELRSMPDVTPFLFPVNAKLVPDYYRIVTKPMDLQTMRDYIRQRRYHNREEFLADLNQIVENSTLYNGARSSFTVAAQRMLQSCFELLAEKEDKLMRLEKAINPLLDDNDQVALSFIFEQLHGKIKLMQESWPFLKPVNKKQVRDYYTIIKRPMDLETIGKNVEAHRYHSRAEFLADIELIAANCEQYNGSESRFTKNAKDLLHFARTQLEEFSDHCGQLEQNISKVQERARADAELDDTWGGDDQDYDFPHRTSRSSTPENDFIDVEGNERPSTSSAALNSSGSSFSRSFAGGITIPATTPGGGSDMAPPPSDVKRGRGRPRKQRDTVEEGYSLNVCVLL; encoded by the exons GTTGGGCCTAAACTCAATGTTAAACGAAGTAATAGATACTGAAAAAGATGAAATGGATGACGTAGATACTCCTAAACATCCAATGAGTGATTTTGATGCCTTAAAAGCTGGATTTACGAATAACGATGGCAATGAAGCTGATAATGAAGACGATGGTGAAATTGTCAAAGATGAGAGTGCAATAGATTACTCAGATATAACAGAACTATCAGAAGATTGCCCGCGCACTCCTCCTTCGAATGAACAAAGCGTACTTGAAGATCTTGAGGACGCAATACCGGCCTCAAAAGTTGAGGCTTCaa GTATAACCAAAGACGATAAGGAACTAATGCCTCCACCGCTTGCACCTATACGCAATATATCAAGCAGCAATAATGTTGACAGTGTACCTAAAACGAATGGACCGGACAGTGTAAATGGCGATACAAAATTAGATAAAC cgACAGAACGCAAGTTGGACACACCCTTAGCAGATATGCTGCCATCTAAATACGCAAATGTAGATGTGAGAGAATTATTTCCAGACTTCCGTCCCGATAAAGTTCTGCGTTTTTCACGCCTTTTTGGACCGGGGAAACCTTCAAGCTTGCCACAGATTTGGCGTAGTGTGAAGAAAAGAAGGCGACGACGTAAGCACTCGCGTGATCAAAAG AATCCGAATACTGGTTCCGATTCCACCAGCGATTCAGAAGAACCAAAGAAAAAAGGGTTCGGATTGCACTACGGTCCCGATCCAATGCCATATCAATGCGTTTCCGATGACGAAGATAAATTATTGAGCATTACAAATAATGAAGATGTCAAACCCGAGGGCCCGGAAAGCGGCGATAATAGTGATAGTAAACCCAAAATTGCCGACTGGCGTTACGGACCGGCGCAAATTTGGTATGATATGCTAGAAGTGCCGGATTCTGGGGAAGGTTTCAATTACGGCTTTAAAACAAAACCCTCCGGCACGCCACAAAAAGGTGTTGCAACAGACACACAGGCCTTAGTGTCAGTGGAAGAAGATGTAGAAATCAAAGGTGACCCCATAGCCGACGATGCATTTTTAATGGTTTCGCAACTGCATTGGGAAGATGAGGTTGTGTGGGATGGCAACGATATTAAAGCGAAAGTAATGCAGAAATTGAATTCTAAAACAATCGCAGCAGGCTGGTTGCCATCAAGTGGCTCTCGCACAGCCGGCGCGTTTAGCCAACCTGGCAAAACAATGCCCGTATCGGGAAACACCGGAAGTGGCAAAGCGCAAGGTGGCTCGTCTTCCAGCAAGAAGGCTAATCAGAT cCTACAAAGTAAAGCACCCGAAGCAGTGGACGACACCTGGTACAGCATCTTTCCGGTTGAGAATGAGGAATTGATTTACGGCAAATGGGAGGATGAAATCATCTGGGATGCCGAACAGATGACCAAATTACCAAAACCGAAAGTGCTCACGCTTGATCCGAATGATGAGAATATTATACTCGGTATACCGGATGACATTGATCCATcgaaaattagcaaaaatacaGGACCACCACCGAAAATCAAAATACCACATCCACATGTTAAGAAATCAAAGATTTTGTTAGGCAAAGCAGGTGTTATCAATGTGTTGGCCGAGGAcacgccaccgccaccgcccAAGAGTCCAGATCGTGACCCCTTCAATATTTCAAACGATTC TTACTATCAGCCTAAGACGGAGCCAACATTACGACTTAAAGTGGGCGGCGGCAATTTAATACAGCATTCCACGCCAGTAGTTGAGCTACGCTCGCCTTTTATACCG ACATACATGGGTCCTATGAAACTGCGTTCATTCCATCGTCCACCATTGAAACGTTTCTCGCATGGTCCCTTAGCATCACCCGGTCCACATGCTGTACTACCACTACTTAAGTATATAGCCAAGAAGGCCAAACAACGTGAGGTGGAGCGCATTGCGTCCGGTGGTGGCGACGTGTTCTTCATGCGTAATCCTGAAGATTTAAGCGGCAAAGATGGCGATATAATATTATGCGAATTTTGTGAGGAACATCCACCTTTGATGAATCAA gtcGGCATGTGTTCCAAGATCAAAAATTACTACAAACGCAAGGCGGCAAAGGATAACGGTCCGCAAGACTTTAAATATGGCGAAGTGGCCTTTGCGCATACCAGTCCCTTCTTGGGCATAATACATCCCGGCCAGTGCATACAAGCGCTGGAGAATAATATGTATCGTGCGCCGATCTATCCGCACAATATCAATCCGACGGAATTTCTTGTCATCCGTAATCGCAGCAACTATTGGATACGCGCTATAAATGCGCTGTTCACAGTGGGTCAAGAGTGTCCGATTTACGAAGTGCCGGGTCCGAATTCAAAACGCGCCAATAATTTCACAAGAGACTTCCTGCAG GTGTTCATTTACCGCCTGTTCTGGAAGAGCCGCGACAATCCGCGTCGCATACGTATGGACGATATAAAGCGTGCATTTCCGGCGCACTCGGAGAGCAGCATACGTAAGCGTTTGAAACAGTGTGCGGATTTCAAACGTACTGGCATGGACTCGAACTGGTGGGTTATCAAGCCGGAATTTCGTTTGCCGTCTGAGGAGGAAATACGTGCAATGGTCTCGCCGGAGCAATGCTGCGCGTTCTTTAGCATGATAGCAGCCGAGCAGCGTTTGAAGGATGCTGGTTATGGTGAGAAGTTTTTATTCGCGCCACAAGAGGATGACGATGAGGAGGCGCAATTGAAGTTGGACGATGAAGTAAAAGTGGCACCGTGGAATACCACGCG CGCTTACATACAAGCGATGCGAGGCAAGTGTCTACTGCAGCTGACTGGACCGGCCGATCCCACCGGTTGTGGTGAAGGTTTTTCTTATGTACGCGTGCCTAATAAGCCCACG CAAACTAAAGAAGAGCAGGAGTCACAGCCGAAGCGTACTGTCACAGGCACTGACGCCGATTTGCGTCGTCTGCCGCTGCAGCGTGCCAAAGAGTTGCTGCGTAAATTCAAAGTGCCTGAAGAGGAGATACGAAAATTGTCGCGTTGGGAGGTAATCGATGTGGTGCGCACACTTTCAACCGAGAAGGCCAAAGCCGGCGAACAGGGTATGGACAAATTTTCGCGTGGTAATCGGTTTTCCATTGCCGAGCATCAGGAGCGTTACAAAGAGGAGTGTCAGCGCATTTTCGATCTACAAAACCGTGTGTTGGCTAGTTCAGAGGTACTTTCCACGGATGAAGATGAGTCTTCAGCCTCAGAAGAGTCTGATCTTGAAGAGCTgggaaaaaatttggaaaatatgctGTCAAATAAGAAGACATCCACACAACTGTCGCTCGAACGCGAAGAGCAAGAGCGTGAAGAGTTATTGAAAAAGATTATGGAAGATCAAGAGGGAGGAAAGGGTGCCAAATCGAAAGACGGCAAAGAGGACAACTCACAGCAGCCGGTGTCGAATCCAAATCAGGGACGTATACTTAAAATAACACGCACCTTCAAGGATAGCGAGGGCAAGGAATACACGCGTGTGGAGATTGTACGCCGCCAGCCAGTCATCGATGCCTACATGAAGATACGCACCACGAAAGATGAGCAATTCATCAAACAATTCGCCACATTGGACGAGCAGCAGAAGGAGGAAATGAAACGTGAGAAACGACGCATACAGGAGCAACTGCGACGCATTAAACGTAATCAAGAACGCGAGCGACTTGCGTTGTTGGCGCAGAATCAAAAGTTGCAGCCAGGTGGCATGCCCACCTCGCTGGGTGATCCCAAGTCATCTGGTGGCTCATCGCATAAAGAACGCGACACGCCACACAAGGAAGTCAGTCCCTCGCGCAAGAAGTTCAAGTTAAAGCCGGACTTAAAGCTCAAGTGTGGTGCATGTGGACAG GTTGGCCACATGCGCACAAATAAAGCCTGTCCGCTCTACACCGGCCTGCAAGGTCCTTTGAACTCATCTAATGTGAGTATCAATGAAGAGCAGGAGGAGGAAGTGGAGAAGGAACTCAACTGCGAGGACGATGATCTGGTGAATGTAGATGGCACCAAGGTGACATTGAGTAGTAAGGTACTGAAGCGCCACGAAGATGTGCGGCGTCGCACTTTGTTGTTGAAGGTGCCCAAAGAAGCGGTGGGCAAGAAGAAGCGACGCATGGCCGGTGACTTGCATTGCGATTATCTGCAACGTCACAATAAAACAGCAAATCGCCGGCGTACGGATCCGGTGGTGGTTTTGTCTTCCATACTCGAGGAAATACTCAATGAGTTGCGTTCAATGCCGGATGTGACACCGTTTCTCTTTCCAGTTAACGCCAAG cTTGTGCCCGACTATTATCGCATTGTCACTAAACCGATGGATCTACAAACCATGCGCGACTACATACGTCAACGTCGCTATCATAATCGCGAAGAGTTCTTAGCCGATCTTAatcaaattgttgaaaattcaaCTCTATACAATGGAGCACGCAGCTCCTTCACCGTTGCTGCACAACGCATGCTTCAGAGTTGTTTCGAATTATTGGCCGAGAAAGAAGACAAGCTAATGCGTTTGGAGAAGGCTATTAATCCACTGCTGGATGATAACGATCAGGTAGCGCTGTCATTCATTTTCGAACAATTACATggcaagatcaaattgatgcaagAAAGCTGGCCCTTCTTGAAGCCTGTCAATAAGAAGCAAGTGCGCGATTATTATACGATCATCAAGCGTCCCATGGATCTGGAAACTATTGGCAAAAATGTGGAGG CGCATCGCTATCACTCACGCGCCGAGTTCTTAGCGGACATTGAGCTAATTGCGGCCAACTGTGAACAGTACAATGGTAGCGAATCGCGCTTTACCAAGAATGCCAAAGATTTGTTGCATTTCGCGCGCACACAACTGGAGGAG TTCTCCGACCATTGTGGTCAACTCGAGCAAAACATCAGCAAAGTGCAAGAGCGTGCACGTGCCGACGCCGAACTGGATGATACATGGGGCGGCGATGATCAAGACTATGATTTCCCACACCGTACGAGTCGTTCGAGTACACCGGAAAATGATTTCATCGATGTCGAAGGTAACGAGCGTCCTTCAACATCATCGGCAGCATTAAACTCTTCTGGCTCATCGTTTAGCCGCAGTTTTGCTGGTGGCATTACCATACCGGCCACAACACCTGGTGGTGGCAGCGATATGGCACCACCACCGTCTGACGTGAAACGTGGCCGTGGGCGTCCGCGTAAACAACGCGACACAGTGGAGGAGG GCTACAGCCTTAACG TTTGtgtgttgttgtaa